Proteins from one Pelosinus sp. IPA-1 genomic window:
- a CDS encoding ATP-binding protein has product MVKNNTQILWRKRQITIVFALAISLGMILELVFLKHYEESLIRDVQVTVAAELAAKTSALSAAVNRRFAILQGLIAFTDAVRNHGDITMHFDEFAEGLIKTTSGIRTLIIAPNGTASLVYPQEGNEKIVGTNIFSTARPEQREALQRTLTSQQMVLNGPYQLLQGGFGLVARQSIYIEDQFWGLATMIIDMNAVFAEAGLDQQGEHTRFSLRQFDGKVFYGDEQLFQEEPLILPVLLPDGQWEFAAGPRISWTESVKHQMTVVRVLGYSILVLLLGLLYTALIWQEQLKHKVMIRTGELKEKSDELNHVVACLQASNLELEQFAYVTSHDLKAPLRAITHLSQWVEEDLSDKELSKATKEYLGLIRSRTERMEQLINGILQYSRIGRVNLEIADVDVGYLIKQVVEELMPPDDMIITIGEGMPRLQTNPTMMRQVFANLIGNGIRYRDIEKEGHISITVKDLDQYYQFKVKDNGVGIDPQFHEKVFGMFQTLAPRDKSESTGVGLTIVKKIIQYHGGTIALDSQVGQGVSVTFTWPKNFNK; this is encoded by the coding sequence ATGGTAAAAAACAATACGCAAATTTTATGGCGCAAGCGACAGATTACGATTGTTTTTGCTTTGGCAATTAGCCTAGGAATGATACTAGAGCTAGTCTTCTTGAAACATTATGAGGAGAGTTTAATTAGGGATGTTCAAGTAACAGTTGCAGCTGAACTGGCTGCGAAGACATCTGCTTTAAGTGCTGCTGTTAATCGACGTTTCGCAATTTTACAAGGGTTAATAGCATTTACCGATGCTGTTAGGAATCATGGTGATATCACTATGCATTTTGATGAATTTGCGGAAGGTTTGATAAAGACCACAAGTGGAATTCGGACGTTGATTATTGCACCGAATGGAACTGCAAGTCTTGTTTATCCACAAGAAGGTAACGAAAAAATAGTTGGTACAAATATTTTCTCGACGGCTCGCCCTGAGCAAAGGGAAGCCTTACAGCGGACCCTTACATCACAACAGATGGTGCTTAATGGACCTTATCAACTCTTACAAGGTGGCTTTGGCTTGGTAGCGCGGCAGTCCATATATATAGAAGATCAATTTTGGGGTCTTGCAACAATGATTATCGATATGAATGCAGTTTTTGCAGAAGCTGGTCTTGATCAGCAAGGCGAACATACTCGATTTTCTCTCCGTCAGTTCGATGGGAAGGTATTTTATGGAGATGAGCAGCTTTTTCAAGAGGAGCCTCTGATTTTACCCGTATTATTGCCTGATGGTCAATGGGAATTTGCTGCAGGACCACGGATTTCATGGACTGAGTCCGTAAAACATCAAATGACAGTCGTAAGGGTACTGGGGTATTCTATTTTAGTGTTATTACTAGGTTTACTGTATACTGCCCTGATTTGGCAGGAACAATTAAAGCATAAGGTGATGATACGTACAGGAGAATTAAAAGAAAAAAGTGATGAGCTGAATCACGTCGTTGCTTGCCTTCAAGCGAGTAATTTAGAATTGGAGCAGTTTGCCTATGTAACATCTCATGATTTAAAAGCACCATTGCGGGCCATTACTCACCTATCCCAATGGGTTGAAGAAGATTTAAGTGATAAAGAACTTAGCAAAGCAACCAAAGAATATTTAGGCTTAATACGGAGTAGAACAGAACGGATGGAACAATTAATTAATGGTATTTTACAATATTCACGGATTGGACGGGTTAATCTAGAGATTGCTGATGTTGATGTTGGTTATCTCATTAAGCAGGTTGTTGAAGAATTGATGCCTCCTGATGATATGATTATTACAATAGGGGAAGGTATGCCCAGATTGCAAACTAATCCAACGATGATGCGGCAGGTTTTCGCTAATTTAATTGGCAATGGAATAAGGTATAGGGATATTGAAAAAGAAGGCCATATTTCCATCACAGTAAAGGATCTTGACCAATATTACCAGTTTAAGGTCAAAGATAACGGTGTAGGAATTGATCCCCAATTCCATGAGAAGGTATTTGGGATGTTTCAGACATTAGCTCCTAGAGATAAAAGTGAAAGTACAGGGGTGGGGTTGACGATTGTAAAGAAAATTATTCAGTATCATGGCGGTACAATTGCTTTGGATTCTCAGGTAGGGCAGGGAGTTAGTGTTACCTTTACTTGGCCGAAAAATTTTAACAAATAA
- a CDS encoding GNAT family N-acetyltransferase, with translation MQRLYESKRLVLKVLDKTDGELVLDYYSRNRGFLAEWEPIRSEEFYTREYQVEQLAKDLVNIENNNLIRLWIFKKDDNSKVIGTVAFNNIVRGAFLSCHLGYKSDKDEINKGYMTEAIQKGIEIMFDEFGLHRIEANIMPKNKHSLRVVEKLGFYNEGLAYKYLKINGKWEDHIHMVLLNDKV, from the coding sequence ATGCAAAGACTTTATGAGTCAAAAAGGCTTGTTTTGAAAGTATTGGACAAAACTGATGGAGAATTAGTTTTAGACTATTACTCAAGGAATAGAGGCTTTTTAGCAGAGTGGGAGCCAATAAGAAGTGAAGAATTTTATACAAGAGAATATCAAGTAGAACAATTAGCTAAAGATCTAGTTAATATTGAAAATAATAACCTAATTAGATTATGGATTTTTAAAAAGGATGATAATAGCAAAGTAATAGGCACTGTTGCCTTTAACAACATTGTAAGAGGTGCGTTTCTATCTTGCCATCTTGGCTATAAATCGGATAAAGATGAAATTAATAAAGGCTATATGACGGAAGCGATTCAAAAAGGCATTGAGATTATGTTCGACGAATTTGGGTTACATCGAATTGAAGCCAATATTATGCCTAAAAATAAGCACTCTTTAAGAGTGGTAGAAAAGTTAGGATTTTATAACGAGGGGTTGGCATATAAATATTTAAAAATAAATGGCAAATGGGAAGACCATATACATATGGTCTTATTAAATGATAAGGTATAA
- a CDS encoding AraC family transcriptional regulator, which yields MLEKIDLKEKVTHGEKSFPLCVYHSKSDTNHFIGYHWHNEVEFFYLNKGNVIVSVDSAPIEVHAGEAVFVNSGQIHSGHLHYSTDCEFYAIVFNLNMLSSNTIGDCQNRYINTLMNKKYGLPQKYSKTSDWEIDILKQLKQIIHNYLNKVPGYEMAITGSLYTIISQLIIHNKLIISNHARDEGLHNYKRENFKKVLNYIHTNYPNKIGLVDMANEINMSQYHFCRFFKSMSGQTPFAYLNDCRINQAVLLLCNSDRKVMDIAFDVGFTNFSYFIKIFKQIKGCTPSKFVMLKGI from the coding sequence ATGCTAGAGAAAATAGATTTAAAAGAAAAGGTTACTCATGGCGAAAAATCATTTCCACTCTGTGTATACCACAGTAAAAGCGATACCAATCATTTTATCGGATACCACTGGCATAATGAAGTCGAATTTTTCTATTTAAATAAAGGAAACGTAATCGTTTCTGTTGATTCGGCACCTATTGAAGTTCATGCCGGAGAAGCTGTTTTTGTAAATAGCGGCCAAATTCATTCAGGGCATTTGCATTATTCGACCGATTGCGAATTTTACGCTATCGTGTTTAATTTAAACATGCTAAGCAGTAATACCATCGGTGACTGCCAAAACCGCTACATAAATACACTAATGAATAAAAAGTATGGCTTACCGCAAAAATATAGTAAAACCAGCGATTGGGAAATTGACATTCTCAAACAGCTTAAACAGATCATTCATAATTACCTCAATAAGGTGCCCGGCTACGAAATGGCAATAACAGGTTCTCTCTATACAATTATCTCCCAGCTAATCATCCATAATAAGCTTATCATCAGTAATCACGCGAGAGACGAAGGCTTACATAATTATAAAAGAGAAAATTTCAAAAAGGTTTTAAATTATATTCACACAAATTATCCAAACAAAATTGGTCTTGTGGATATGGCCAATGAAATAAATATGAGTCAATATCATTTTTGCCGTTTTTTCAAATCCATGTCAGGTCAAACACCCTTTGCCTATCTAAATGATTGCCGTATCAATCAAGCGGTGTTGCTGCTATGCAATTCCGATCGTAAAGTCATGGATATTGCCTTTGATGTAGGCTTTACTAACTTCAGTTACTTTATTAAAATCTTTAAGCAAATCAAGGGTTGCACCCCTTCAAAATTTGTGATGCTTAAAGGTATCTGA
- a CDS encoding glycoside hydrolase family 31 protein — MDHLFRITGNRLIRQYDSEILWVEPWGDNSLRVRATHMACMQSEDWALLPQEAGNAKIVIEEQKASIENGKIRAEITTAGKITFYNQKGEVLLQEYVRNRNDIRGFCSALHIDAREFKPILGGDYQLTMRFESDPNEKIFGMGQYQQPHLDVKNCTLELAHRNSQASVPFALSSLGYGFLWNNPAIGQVTFSKNITEWVVKSTKQMDFWITAGDMPSEIEEAYAKVTGTVPMMPDYAMGFWQCKLRYQTQEELLEIAREYKRRELPISVIVADFFHWPKQGEWKFDLDYWPDPDAMIRELKEMGIELMVSIWPTVDKTSENYQEMLQKGYLVRVDRGIRTTMDFLGNTVFYDATNPGSRDYVWQTAKKNYYDKGVRIFWLDEAEPEYSIYDFDLYRYHTGPNLQVGNSYPVMYAKTFFDGMEASGQKNIINLLRCAWAGSQRYGALVWSGDIDSSFASLRNQFIAGLNMGLAGIPWWTTDIGGFHGGNPDDPSFRECIIRWFQYGTFCPVLRLHGDREPHSEPLGTSGGGMCFSGAANEVWSYGEEAYEIFKKYLFMRERMRPYIRALMKAAHEKGTPVMRPIFYDFPGDKISWEINDQYMFGPDVLVAPILYAGERKRKVYLPDGAAWKDFHNDAVYDGGQWIDCDAPLEVIPLFLKNETEIY; from the coding sequence ATGGATCACCTATTTAGAATTACGGGGAATCGGCTGATACGTCAATACGACAGTGAAATTTTGTGGGTGGAACCGTGGGGGGACAATAGCCTACGTGTACGGGCTACACACATGGCCTGCATGCAGTCCGAGGATTGGGCCTTACTGCCGCAAGAAGCAGGGAACGCCAAGATTGTTATAGAGGAGCAAAAAGCATCCATTGAAAATGGAAAAATTCGTGCTGAAATCACAACCGCAGGGAAAATCACGTTCTACAATCAAAAAGGCGAAGTGCTTTTGCAGGAATATGTCCGCAACCGTAACGACATTCGGGGATTCTGCAGTGCATTACATATTGATGCAAGGGAATTCAAGCCTATTCTTGGCGGCGATTACCAGCTAACCATGCGCTTTGAATCAGACCCCAATGAGAAAATCTTTGGAATGGGGCAATATCAGCAGCCGCATCTGGATGTGAAGAATTGTACACTGGAACTTGCCCACCGAAACTCACAAGCCAGTGTTCCCTTTGCTTTGTCCAGCTTAGGGTACGGTTTTCTGTGGAACAACCCGGCTATTGGACAAGTCACCTTCAGTAAAAACATCACTGAATGGGTAGTAAAGTCCACCAAGCAGATGGATTTTTGGATCACTGCCGGAGATATGCCGTCGGAAATTGAAGAAGCATATGCTAAGGTAACCGGTACTGTACCGATGATGCCTGATTATGCGATGGGCTTTTGGCAGTGTAAACTGCGCTATCAAACTCAGGAGGAACTACTAGAGATAGCTCGTGAATACAAGCGTAGGGAGTTACCCATCTCCGTTATCGTAGCCGACTTTTTTCACTGGCCGAAACAGGGGGAGTGGAAATTTGATCTGGACTACTGGCCTGACCCGGATGCCATGATTCGTGAGCTGAAGGAAATGGGCATTGAACTGATGGTTTCGATCTGGCCAACAGTGGATAAAACCAGCGAAAATTATCAGGAAATGCTGCAAAAAGGATATCTTGTTAGAGTGGATCGAGGTATTCGGACAACTATGGACTTTTTAGGAAATACCGTGTTCTACGACGCAACAAATCCAGGCTCCCGGGATTATGTGTGGCAGACTGCCAAAAAGAATTATTATGACAAAGGGGTCCGTATCTTTTGGTTAGATGAAGCGGAACCAGAATATTCTATTTATGACTTTGACCTTTATCGTTATCACACGGGTCCTAATCTTCAGGTTGGCAATAGTTATCCAGTGATGTATGCCAAAACCTTTTTTGATGGTATGGAGGCAAGTGGTCAAAAAAATATCATCAATTTATTGCGTTGTGCCTGGGCAGGCAGTCAACGTTATGGCGCATTGGTTTGGTCAGGTGATATAGACTCTAGCTTCGCATCGTTGCGTAACCAGTTCATAGCTGGTTTGAATATGGGATTGGCAGGTATTCCTTGGTGGACAACGGATATCGGCGGTTTCCATGGAGGAAATCCAGATGATCCAAGTTTTAGGGAATGTATTATTCGCTGGTTTCAGTATGGTACATTTTGTCCTGTTTTACGCTTACATGGTGACCGTGAGCCCCATTCTGAACCGCTGGGTACAAGTGGGGGTGGCATGTGTTTTAGTGGCGCAGCGAATGAGGTTTGGAGTTATGGCGAAGAGGCCTACGAAATATTTAAAAAGTATCTGTTCATGCGGGAACGCATGCGTCCATATATTAGGGCATTGATGAAAGCTGCTCATGAGAAGGGGACTCCTGTCATGCGGCCAATATTTTATGATTTCCCTGGGGATAAGATTTCTTGGGAGATTAATGATCAGTACATGTTTGGTCCGGATGTACTAGTTGCTCCCATATTGTATGCAGGAGAACGCAAGAGGAAGGTATATCTGCCTGATGGTGCGGCATGGAAAGATTTTCATAACGATGCTGTTTATGATGGTGGGCAATGGATAGATTGTGATGCTCCTTTGGAGGTTATTCCGCTATTCCTTAAAAATGAAACTGAAATATACTAA
- a CDS encoding sensor histidine kinase, translated as MPILHYLRSKFNNSKQASLRTKLLLMFVVISILPIVIIQTISYHLANFYIEEKVNMLTGINLFHIKTNIESDLDYYKETAYRIAVDDNIVHLEESFNQGTDVERALSRGRIWKGYASYCYTKEEIRGITFVNKDLQSVYYDKKNFSTYNPFWDNHDDATKAGIYSKIINSNGIVLLPTMMNVDSAERSDERFYMGLRVRNIRTKEDIGIIIMSITEKRLDTICNIEQTENLTKNHVNVYSFIIDDNGRIISFRDNKYIGAHIKEYANNGDTSELYSLNDIINQIPEFFQKRIIINDTFITGTNWRVISVVDKDSMFYEVDILKNLTLGISLLIILISIVLILIFTNRFYDSVNRIVTGIKKAKKGDLQARVVLNTDDELSFIGNEFNEMVVKINALVEDIRRQGEHIYEISDQCRKAEIEALVSQVNPHFLYNTLDCINWMALRKDEYGISTMISNLAQILRYSIGKVNEQVPLYYEIEWLKKYTYLQQVRFNHSFVLKLDIDEMLLDCKIYKLLLQPLVENAIIHGFKDYDSGRELVIRIHRYQDHHLKIAVADNGCGIPQEQVSRLLGQDKPDKIGINNVWQRIQIYYGKSATMNITSNEGEGTTISLIIPLLRWENKQ; from the coding sequence ATGCCAATATTGCACTATTTGAGAAGTAAGTTTAATAATAGTAAGCAGGCTAGTCTGCGGACAAAACTGCTACTAATGTTTGTGGTTATTTCTATTTTGCCGATTGTTATCATCCAAACTATTTCTTATCATCTTGCCAATTTTTATATTGAAGAAAAAGTAAATATGCTTACAGGCATTAACCTATTTCATATCAAAACCAATATTGAATCAGATTTAGACTATTATAAGGAGACGGCATATCGAATTGCCGTTGATGACAATATTGTTCATTTAGAAGAGAGCTTCAATCAGGGGACGGATGTGGAAAGGGCCCTGTCCAGAGGGAGGATATGGAAGGGCTATGCTTCTTATTGTTACACGAAGGAGGAAATCAGAGGGATAACATTTGTTAACAAAGATTTGCAGAGTGTATATTATGACAAAAAGAACTTTAGTACTTATAACCCATTTTGGGACAACCACGATGATGCTACAAAAGCTGGTATTTATTCAAAGATTATTAATAGTAATGGGATAGTACTATTGCCTACAATGATGAATGTAGATAGTGCGGAGCGATCAGACGAACGATTTTATATGGGGCTGCGAGTTAGGAATATTAGGACCAAGGAAGATATAGGAATTATTATTATGAGTATTACAGAAAAGCGGCTGGATACTATCTGTAATATTGAACAGACCGAGAATCTCACAAAGAACCATGTCAATGTGTATTCTTTTATTATCGATGATAACGGGAGAATCATATCTTTTCGCGATAATAAGTATATTGGTGCTCATATTAAAGAATACGCAAATAATGGTGACACTAGCGAACTTTATTCTCTAAATGATATTATCAATCAAATTCCTGAATTCTTTCAAAAGCGCATAATTATTAATGATACTTTTATTACAGGTACAAACTGGCGAGTTATTAGTGTCGTTGATAAAGACAGTATGTTTTACGAGGTTGATATACTCAAAAATTTGACCTTGGGAATATCCCTTCTCATTATTCTGATTTCAATCGTTCTTATTCTGATTTTCACCAATCGATTCTATGACTCGGTAAACCGTATCGTCACCGGAATAAAGAAGGCGAAAAAAGGAGATCTGCAGGCTCGCGTTGTATTAAACACGGATGATGAATTGTCATTTATTGGTAATGAGTTTAATGAAATGGTAGTCAAAATCAATGCTTTAGTAGAAGATATCAGACGACAGGGGGAGCATATCTATGAGATCTCTGACCAGTGTAGGAAGGCGGAGATAGAGGCGCTAGTATCCCAGGTCAATCCGCATTTCCTCTATAATACGCTGGATTGCATCAATTGGATGGCTCTTCGCAAAGATGAATACGGTATTAGCACTATGATCAGCAATTTGGCGCAAATACTGCGTTATAGTATTGGCAAAGTAAATGAACAGGTTCCACTTTATTATGAAATCGAATGGTTAAAGAAATATACGTATTTGCAGCAAGTTAGGTTCAACCATAGTTTTGTGTTGAAATTGGACATTGATGAAATGCTATTGGATTGTAAAATTTATAAACTTTTATTACAGCCGTTGGTGGAAAATGCTATAATTCACGGGTTTAAAGACTATGACAGTGGGCGGGAGTTGGTGATTCGTATTCATAGGTATCAGGATCATCATTTGAAAATCGCGGTTGCAGATAACGGTTGTGGTATACCCCAGGAGCAGGTAAGTCGACTTCTCGGACAAGATAAGCCAGACAAGATCGGTATCAATAATGTGTGGCAAAGGATCCAGATTTATTACGGCAAATCCGCCACGATGAATATAACTAGTAATGAAGGAGAAGGTACAACCATAAGTTTAATAATACCGTTATTACGCTGGGAGAATAAACAATGA
- a CDS encoding response regulator: MKILIVEDEINAREGLVELITKINHEYQVCGKAADGEEGARLAKALQPDLIFVDIEMPKLSGLDMIENVMQSGVNPCFVILSGYADFKFAQRSIKLGVTEYLLKPITYDDLTSVLREMEKKIRVKKQRDSNAGKSLAQDEILKTILLQTKSEAETAFSILTNNISEQENIFLINLYLGQKGLEDLDQIIEVVTQFKNQYSFTACCYSLLEQYRFFTVFVNTSSFLAEILKRTKYSLLFSLRQKGFNDVVASLLYMNDSLELDGALAKLQRLSRWSIALGNHEVIHEGIIEKVKSNHCSYPQLIENEALVAVKNNNFIRLFQVNADFIAYLSVQAHDPDQVIEMCSSYVFSILFFLRGCNIDLYYRIKNNGILDVIQNSYTMAELKNCLDNLAKQIQEHSMNDTAAYSLLVRKTINYIKEHYSGRISLEEIAQGMSVTPEYVSHLFTKEMGKNFSHYVKEFRINIAKKLIMDSGLKLYEVSEMVGYKDPKYFYKMFRDVTGLSPKDFFMMHKK, encoded by the coding sequence ATGAAGATATTGATTGTTGAAGATGAGATCAATGCTCGAGAAGGGCTGGTCGAGTTGATAACCAAGATAAACCATGAGTATCAGGTTTGTGGAAAAGCCGCTGATGGGGAAGAAGGAGCCAGGTTGGCAAAAGCGTTACAACCTGACCTCATATTTGTCGATATTGAGATGCCCAAATTAAGCGGATTAGATATGATTGAAAATGTTATGCAGAGTGGAGTCAACCCGTGTTTTGTTATTTTGAGTGGTTACGCTGATTTCAAATTTGCCCAGCGCAGTATAAAGCTGGGAGTAACCGAATACTTGTTAAAACCTATTACCTATGACGATTTAACCTCTGTACTGAGGGAAATGGAGAAGAAGATCAGGGTCAAGAAGCAAAGGGACAGTAATGCGGGGAAGTCTTTAGCGCAGGATGAAATACTAAAAACCATTCTGTTGCAGACCAAAAGCGAAGCAGAAACTGCGTTTAGCATTCTAACCAACAACATTTCAGAGCAAGAGAATATATTTTTGATTAATTTGTATTTGGGACAAAAAGGTTTAGAAGATCTAGACCAGATTATTGAGGTGGTAACTCAATTTAAAAACCAGTATAGCTTTACTGCCTGCTGTTATTCCTTATTGGAACAATACCGATTTTTTACTGTTTTCGTTAATACTAGCAGTTTTCTTGCAGAAATACTGAAACGCACTAAGTACAGCTTATTATTTTCTCTGAGGCAGAAGGGGTTTAACGATGTAGTAGCCAGTTTGTTGTACATGAATGACTCACTGGAACTGGATGGCGCATTAGCTAAGTTACAACGGTTATCTCGTTGGTCGATTGCGCTGGGGAATCACGAAGTGATTCATGAAGGGATAATAGAAAAAGTCAAAAGCAATCATTGCAGCTATCCCCAGTTAATTGAAAATGAAGCGTTGGTAGCTGTGAAAAACAATAATTTTATCCGCTTATTTCAAGTTAATGCAGATTTCATCGCTTATCTTAGCGTGCAGGCTCACGATCCGGACCAAGTAATCGAGATGTGCAGCAGTTATGTATTTTCAATCCTGTTCTTTTTGCGGGGCTGTAACATTGATTTATATTACAGAATTAAAAATAATGGTATCTTGGATGTGATACAAAATAGCTATACCATGGCTGAACTTAAAAATTGCCTAGACAACCTAGCCAAGCAAATTCAGGAGCACAGTATGAATGATACTGCTGCTTATTCCCTATTGGTCAGGAAGACCATTAATTATATTAAGGAACACTACTCTGGCAGAATTTCTCTGGAAGAGATTGCACAAGGGATGAGTGTTACGCCAGAATATGTCAGTCATTTATTTACGAAAGAAATGGGAAAAAACTTTTCCCATTATGTGAAAGAATTTAGAATTAACATTGCCAAGAAATTAATTATGGACAGTGGGCTAAAATTGTACGAGGTGAGCGAAATGGTAGGCTATAAAGATCCCAAATATTTTTATAAGATGTTTAGAGATGTTACCGGCTTATCACCAAAAGACTTTTTTATGATGCATAAAAAATAA
- a CDS encoding ABC transporter substrate-binding protein: MGKYWKVITCIALVVFTTMLVIGCGSNTAKNASTEGKKSEKVNLTLWHYYDGALQQKTMEELAQKFNASQDKITVKMEYAPRAELLKQLTIGLVADKLPDIVILDNPDTPSFAAMGILADVTDKVNAPEIKKDAYYPGPLKSNLYNNKYYGVPLGSNDIALYYNEDMFKAAGITAPPQTWDELQVAAKKLSKDGVYGFAMCDLKNEEGTFQFLPWLISSGGNYDKLDSAESIKAFQFLTTLVNDGSLSKESINWTQADVEKQFATGKAAMMINGPWNVAPVKADAPNLKFSVVKIPKDKVWASCLGGENFSIIKGHHEAEAWEFVKFALSEGNLSAMLDLMGYIPSRKDLAESNQKLKNDPIMSVFVDEMQYAMPRGPHAKWPEYSEAIYTALQESLTSQKTPEQAARDAQVKAEKILKGN; the protein is encoded by the coding sequence ATGGGTAAATATTGGAAAGTAATAACTTGCATAGCTTTAGTAGTGTTTACAACGATGCTGGTTATCGGTTGTGGCAGTAATACCGCTAAAAATGCATCCACGGAAGGTAAAAAATCAGAGAAAGTAAACCTTACCTTATGGCACTATTATGACGGGGCGCTGCAACAGAAGACAATGGAAGAGTTGGCGCAAAAATTTAATGCTTCTCAGGATAAAATTACAGTTAAAATGGAATACGCTCCAAGAGCTGAACTCTTAAAGCAGCTTACCATTGGTTTGGTTGCTGACAAACTACCTGATATTGTTATACTGGATAATCCTGATACACCTTCCTTCGCTGCTATGGGGATATTGGCAGATGTGACAGATAAGGTAAATGCTCCCGAGATAAAAAAGGATGCTTATTACCCAGGACCTTTGAAATCCAATCTCTATAATAATAAGTACTATGGAGTCCCTTTGGGAAGCAATGACATAGCACTGTATTATAATGAAGACATGTTTAAGGCTGCAGGGATTACTGCTCCGCCGCAAACTTGGGATGAACTGCAGGTAGCAGCTAAAAAGTTAAGCAAGGACGGCGTTTATGGCTTTGCCATGTGTGATCTGAAGAACGAAGAAGGTACATTTCAATTCTTACCATGGCTGATATCTTCGGGGGGGAATTATGACAAACTGGATAGTGCAGAGAGTATAAAGGCATTTCAATTTCTTACGACATTAGTCAATGATGGTTCATTGAGTAAAGAATCAATAAACTGGACGCAGGCTGATGTAGAAAAACAATTTGCAACTGGAAAAGCTGCCATGATGATTAATGGACCGTGGAATGTTGCGCCAGTAAAAGCCGATGCACCAAATCTGAAATTTTCTGTTGTAAAAATACCTAAAGATAAAGTATGGGCATCGTGTTTAGGTGGTGAGAACTTTAGTATTATTAAAGGGCATCATGAGGCTGAAGCTTGGGAATTTGTGAAATTTGCCCTGAGTGAAGGTAATTTGAGTGCTATGTTGGATCTTATGGGTTATATACCATCCAGAAAAGATTTGGCTGAAAGTAATCAGAAACTTAAAAATGATCCTATTATGAGTGTGTTTGTCGATGAAATGCAGTACGCTATGCCGCGCGGTCCACATGCTAAATGGCCTGAATATTCAGAGGCAATTTATACCGCGCTGCAAGAGAGTCTTACAAGTCAAAAAACACCTGAACAAGCAGCCCGTGATGCGCAAGTTAAGGCTGAGAAGATCTTAAAGGGCAATTAA
- a CDS encoding sugar ABC transporter permease: MQNYIDVFNNPTMMTSIWNTLLFTIGSISIQFVIGFALALFFNLDFTLAKPMRGLLVVAWMIPMTVIALLSKFMLSPSGGIINELLLNLHLIDQPIGWLINNSTALWGVILANSWVGIPFNMILLTTGLSNISKSLYEAAEVDGASSLQKFVYITLPQLRPAILSVVILGFIYTFKVFDLVFVATGGGPVNATELMSTFAYKLSFAQFLFSKGATVANVLFIILFIVSLGYLKLIRKDEVIH; encoded by the coding sequence TTGCAAAATTATATTGATGTTTTTAATAATCCTACTATGATGACTAGCATCTGGAATACCCTGCTGTTTACCATAGGAAGTATTTCTATTCAGTTTGTTATCGGCTTTGCGTTGGCGCTGTTTTTCAATTTAGATTTCACGCTAGCCAAACCTATGCGCGGCTTGCTAGTGGTCGCATGGATGATCCCTATGACGGTGATTGCCTTGCTTTCCAAATTCATGTTAAGCCCAAGTGGGGGTATCATCAATGAATTGCTTCTCAATCTTCATCTGATTGACCAACCGATCGGCTGGCTAATTAATAACTCTACAGCTCTTTGGGGTGTGATATTAGCTAACTCTTGGGTAGGAATACCCTTCAACATGATTCTTTTAACTACAGGATTAAGTAATATTTCCAAAAGCTTGTACGAAGCCGCTGAGGTAGATGGTGCTAGTTCGTTGCAAAAATTTGTTTACATTACTCTGCCCCAATTGCGACCAGCTATATTATCAGTAGTAATCCTTGGTTTCATTTATACATTTAAAGTATTTGACTTGGTTTTTGTTGCTACAGGTGGCGGGCCGGTCAATGCCACAGAACTTATGTCGACATTTGCTTATAAGCTGTCCTTTGCCCAATTCTTATTTAGTAAGGGCGCGACAGTAGCCAATGTTTTATTTATCATTTTGTTTATTGTAAGTCTTGGTTACCTCAAATTGATTCGCAAGGATGAGGTGATACATTGA